The following coding sequences lie in one Saimiri boliviensis isolate mSaiBol1 chromosome 6, mSaiBol1.pri, whole genome shotgun sequence genomic window:
- the KCNK4 gene encoding potassium channel subfamily K member 4 isoform X3, giving the protein MRSTTLLALLALVLLYLVSGALVFRALEQPHEQQAQRELGEVREKFLRAHPCVSDQELGLLIKEVADALGGGADPETNSTGNSSHSAWDLGSAFFFSGTIITTIGYGNVALRTDAGRLFCIFYALVGIPLFGILLAGVGDRLGSSLRRGIGHIEAIFLKWHVPPELVRVLSAMLFLLIGCLLFVLTPTFVFCYMEDWSKLEAIYFVIVTLTTVGFGDYVAGADPRQDSPAYQPLVWFWILLGLAYFASVLTTIGNWLRVVSRRTRAEMGGLTAQAASWTGTVTARVTQRAGPAAPPLEKERPLLPPPPCPAQPLVRPRSPSPPEKAQPPSPPTVSALDYPSENLAFIDESSDTQSERGCPLPRAPRGRRRPNPPRKPVRPRGPGRPRDKDVPV; this is encoded by the exons ATGCGCAGCACCACGCTCCTGGCCCTGCTGGCACTGGTCTTGCTCTACTTGGTGTCTGGTGCCCTGGTGTTCCGGGCCCTGGAGCAGCCCCACGAGCAACAGGCCCAGAGGGAGCTGGGGGAGGTCCGAGAGAAGTTCCTGAGGGCCCATCCGTGTGTGAGCGACCAGGAGCTGGGCCTCCTCATCAAG GAGGTGGCTGATGCCCTGGGAGGGGGTGCAGACCCAGAAACCAACTCGACCGGTAACAGCAGCCACTCAGCCTGGGACCTGGGCAGCGCCTTCTTTTTCTCAGggaccatcatcaccaccatcg GCTATGGCAATGTGGCCCTGCGCACAGATGCTGGGCGCCTCTTCTGCATCTTTTATGCGCTGGTGGGGATTCCGCTGTTTGGGATCCTACTGGCAGGGGTTGGGGACCGGCTGGGCTCTTCCCTGCGCCGTGGCATCGGTCACATTGAAGCCATCTTCCTG AAGTGGCACGTGCCACCGGAACTAGTGCGAGTGCTGTCGGCGATGCTCTTCCTACTGATCGGCTGCCTGCTCTTTGTCCTCACGCCCACGTTCGTGTTCTGCTATATGGAAGACTGGAGCAAACTGGAGGCCATCTACTTTGTCATAGTGACGCTTACCACCGTGGGCTTCGGCGACTATGTGGCCG GCGCGGACCCCAGGCAGGACTCTCCAGCCTACCAGCCGCTGGTGTGGTTCTGGATCCTGCTCGGCCTGGCTTACTTCGCCTCGGTGCTCACCACCATCGGGAACTGGCTGCGAGTAGTGTCCCGCCGCACTCGGGCAGAG ATGGGTGGCCTCACGGCGCAGGCTGCCAGCTGGACTGGCACGGTGACGGCGCGCGTGACCCAGCGAGCTGGGCCCGCAGCCCCTCCGCTGGAGAAGGAGCGGCCACTGTTGCCTCCACCGCCTTGTCCAGCGCAGCCGCTGGTCAGGCCCCGATCCCCCTCACCCCCGGAGAAGGCTCAGCCCCCTTCGCCGCCCACGGTCTCGGCCCTGGATTATCCCAGCGAGAACCTGGCCTTCATCGATGAGTCCTCGGACACGCAGAGCGAGCGCGGCTGCCCGCTGCCCCGCGCGCCGCGGGGTCGCCGCCGCCCCAATCCCCCCAGGAAGCCCGTGCGGCCCCGTGGCCCCGGGCGTCCCCGAGACAAAGACGTGCCGGTGTAG
- the GPR137 gene encoding integral membrane protein GPR137 isoform X1: MESNLSGLVPAAGLVPALPPAVTLGLTAAYTTLYALLFFSVYAQLWLVLLYGHKRLSYQTVFLALCLLWAALRTTLFSFYFRDTPRANRLGPLPFWLLYCCPVCLQFFTLTLMNLYFAQVVFKAKAKRRPEMSRGLLAVRGAFVGASLLFLLVNVLCAVLSHRRRAQPWALLLVRVLVSDSLFVICALSLAACLCLVARRAPSTSIYLEAKGTSVCQAAAMGGAMVLLYASRACYNLTALALAPQSRLDTFDYDWYNVSDQADLVNDLGNKGYLVFGLILFVWELLPTTLLVGFFRVHRPPQDLSTSHILNGQVFASRSYFFDRAGHCEDEGCSWEHSRGESTSMSGSLGSGSWYGTIGREPGWYGGSQTKTTPLLFSQVPGPGGHHHSLYSTPQT; the protein is encoded by the exons ATGGAGAGTAACCTGTCTGGCCTGGTGCCTGCGGCCGGGCTGGTGCCTGCGCTGCCACCTGCTGTGACCCTGGGGCTGACAGCCGCTTACACCACCCTGTATGCCCTGCTCTTCTTCTCCGTCTATGCCCAGCTCTGGCTGGTGCTTCTGTATGGGCACAAGCGTCTCAGCTATCAGACCGTGTTCCTGGCCCTCTGTCTGCTCTGGGCTGCCTTGCGTACCACCCTCTTCTCCTTCTACTTCCGAGATACTCCCCGAGCCAACCGCCTGGGGCCCTTGCCCTTTTGGCTTCTCTACTGCTGCCCTGTCTGCCTGCAGTTCTTCACCCTGACGCTTATGAACCTCTACTTTGCCCAG GTGGTGTTCAAGGCCAAGGCAAAGCGTCGGCCAGAGATGAGCCGAGGCTT GCTGGCCGTCCGAGGGGCCTTTGTGGGGGCCTCGCTGCTCTTTCTGCTGGTGAACGTGCTGTGTGCTGTGCTCTCCCACCGGCGCCGGGCACAGCCCTGGGCCCTGCTGCTTGTCCGAGTGCTGGTGAGCGACTCCCTGTTCGTCATCTGTGCGCTGTCTCttgctgcctgcctctgcctcgtCGCCAGGCGGGCCCCCTCCACTAGCATCTacctggaggccaag GGGACCAGTGTGTGCCAGGCAGCCGCCATGGGTGGTGCCATGGTCCTGCTGTATGCCAGCCGGGCCTGCTACAACCTGACAGCACTGGCCTTGGCCCCCCAGAGCCGGCTGGACACCTTTGATTACGACTGGTACAATGTGTCTGATCAG GCGGACCTGGTGAATGACCTGGGGAACAAAGGCTACCTGGTGTTTGGCCTCATCCTCTTCGTGTGGGAGCTGCTGCCCACCACCCTGCTGGTGGGCTTCTTCCGGGTGCACCGGCCCCCACAGGACCTG AGCACCAGCCACATCCTCAACGGGCAGGTCTTTGCCTCCCGGTCCTACTTCTTCGACCGGGCTGGGCACTGTGAGGACGAGGGCTGCTCCTGGGAGCACAGCCGGGGTGAGAGCACCAG CATGTCGGGCAGCCTAGGCTCTGGGAGCTGGTATGGCACCATCGGGCGTGAGCCGGGCTGGTATGGGGGCAGCCAGACGAAGACCACTCCTCTACTCTTCTCCCAGGTGCCAGGACCAGGCGGCCACCACCACAGTCTCTACTCCACCCCACAGACGTga
- the KCNK4 gene encoding potassium channel subfamily K member 4 isoform X2 produces MTTAPQEPPAQPLQAGSGAGPAPGRAMRSTTLLALLALVLLYLVSGALVFRALEQPHEQQAQRELGEVREKFLRAHPCVSDQELGLLIKEVADALGGGADPETNSTGNSSHSAWDLGSAFFFSGTIITTIGYGNVALRTDAGRLFCIFYALVGIPLFGILLAGVGDRLGSSLRRGIGHIEAIFLKWHVPPELVRVLSAMLFLLIGCLLFVLTPTFVFCYMEDWSKLEAIYFVIVTLTTVGFGDYVAGADPRQDSPAYQPLVWFWILLGLAYFASVLTTIGNWLRVVSRRTRAEMGGLTAQAASWTGTVTARVTQRAGPAAPPLEKERPLLPPPPCPAQPLVRPRSPSPPEKAQPPSPPTVSALDYPSENLAFIDESSDTQSERGCPLPRAPRGRRRPNPPRKPVRPRGPGRPRDKDVPV; encoded by the exons A TGACGACAGCTCCCCAGGAGCCCCCCGCCCAGCCCCTCCAGGCGGGCAGTGGAGCTGGCCCAGCCCCTGGGCGCGCCATGCGCAGCACCACGCTCCTGGCCCTGCTGGCACTGGTCTTGCTCTACTTGGTGTCTGGTGCCCTGGTGTTCCGGGCCCTGGAGCAGCCCCACGAGCAACAGGCCCAGAGGGAGCTGGGGGAGGTCCGAGAGAAGTTCCTGAGGGCCCATCCGTGTGTGAGCGACCAGGAGCTGGGCCTCCTCATCAAG GAGGTGGCTGATGCCCTGGGAGGGGGTGCAGACCCAGAAACCAACTCGACCGGTAACAGCAGCCACTCAGCCTGGGACCTGGGCAGCGCCTTCTTTTTCTCAGggaccatcatcaccaccatcg GCTATGGCAATGTGGCCCTGCGCACAGATGCTGGGCGCCTCTTCTGCATCTTTTATGCGCTGGTGGGGATTCCGCTGTTTGGGATCCTACTGGCAGGGGTTGGGGACCGGCTGGGCTCTTCCCTGCGCCGTGGCATCGGTCACATTGAAGCCATCTTCCTG AAGTGGCACGTGCCACCGGAACTAGTGCGAGTGCTGTCGGCGATGCTCTTCCTACTGATCGGCTGCCTGCTCTTTGTCCTCACGCCCACGTTCGTGTTCTGCTATATGGAAGACTGGAGCAAACTGGAGGCCATCTACTTTGTCATAGTGACGCTTACCACCGTGGGCTTCGGCGACTATGTGGCCG GCGCGGACCCCAGGCAGGACTCTCCAGCCTACCAGCCGCTGGTGTGGTTCTGGATCCTGCTCGGCCTGGCTTACTTCGCCTCGGTGCTCACCACCATCGGGAACTGGCTGCGAGTAGTGTCCCGCCGCACTCGGGCAGAG ATGGGTGGCCTCACGGCGCAGGCTGCCAGCTGGACTGGCACGGTGACGGCGCGCGTGACCCAGCGAGCTGGGCCCGCAGCCCCTCCGCTGGAGAAGGAGCGGCCACTGTTGCCTCCACCGCCTTGTCCAGCGCAGCCGCTGGTCAGGCCCCGATCCCCCTCACCCCCGGAGAAGGCTCAGCCCCCTTCGCCGCCCACGGTCTCGGCCCTGGATTATCCCAGCGAGAACCTGGCCTTCATCGATGAGTCCTCGGACACGCAGAGCGAGCGCGGCTGCCCGCTGCCCCGCGCGCCGCGGGGTCGCCGCCGCCCCAATCCCCCCAGGAAGCCCGTGCGGCCCCGTGGCCCCGGGCGTCCCCGAGACAAAGACGTGCCGGTGTAG
- the KCNK4 gene encoding potassium channel subfamily K member 4 isoform X1 has translation MEVGTKSWGREQPGELAREQGEGQKLEWGQEVLQQRLPRVTTAPQEPPAQPLQAGSGAGPAPGRAMRSTTLLALLALVLLYLVSGALVFRALEQPHEQQAQRELGEVREKFLRAHPCVSDQELGLLIKEVADALGGGADPETNSTGNSSHSAWDLGSAFFFSGTIITTIGYGNVALRTDAGRLFCIFYALVGIPLFGILLAGVGDRLGSSLRRGIGHIEAIFLKWHVPPELVRVLSAMLFLLIGCLLFVLTPTFVFCYMEDWSKLEAIYFVIVTLTTVGFGDYVAGADPRQDSPAYQPLVWFWILLGLAYFASVLTTIGNWLRVVSRRTRAEMGGLTAQAASWTGTVTARVTQRAGPAAPPLEKERPLLPPPPCPAQPLVRPRSPSPPEKAQPPSPPTVSALDYPSENLAFIDESSDTQSERGCPLPRAPRGRRRPNPPRKPVRPRGPGRPRDKDVPV, from the exons ATGGAAGTGGGGACCAAAAGCTGGGGCAGGGAGCAGCCTGGAGAGCTGgccagggagcagggagagggccAAAAACTGGAGTGGGGGCAGGAAGTGCTCCAGCAGCGACTCCCCAGAG TGACGACAGCTCCCCAGGAGCCCCCCGCCCAGCCCCTCCAGGCGGGCAGTGGAGCTGGCCCAGCCCCTGGGCGCGCCATGCGCAGCACCACGCTCCTGGCCCTGCTGGCACTGGTCTTGCTCTACTTGGTGTCTGGTGCCCTGGTGTTCCGGGCCCTGGAGCAGCCCCACGAGCAACAGGCCCAGAGGGAGCTGGGGGAGGTCCGAGAGAAGTTCCTGAGGGCCCATCCGTGTGTGAGCGACCAGGAGCTGGGCCTCCTCATCAAG GAGGTGGCTGATGCCCTGGGAGGGGGTGCAGACCCAGAAACCAACTCGACCGGTAACAGCAGCCACTCAGCCTGGGACCTGGGCAGCGCCTTCTTTTTCTCAGggaccatcatcaccaccatcg GCTATGGCAATGTGGCCCTGCGCACAGATGCTGGGCGCCTCTTCTGCATCTTTTATGCGCTGGTGGGGATTCCGCTGTTTGGGATCCTACTGGCAGGGGTTGGGGACCGGCTGGGCTCTTCCCTGCGCCGTGGCATCGGTCACATTGAAGCCATCTTCCTG AAGTGGCACGTGCCACCGGAACTAGTGCGAGTGCTGTCGGCGATGCTCTTCCTACTGATCGGCTGCCTGCTCTTTGTCCTCACGCCCACGTTCGTGTTCTGCTATATGGAAGACTGGAGCAAACTGGAGGCCATCTACTTTGTCATAGTGACGCTTACCACCGTGGGCTTCGGCGACTATGTGGCCG GCGCGGACCCCAGGCAGGACTCTCCAGCCTACCAGCCGCTGGTGTGGTTCTGGATCCTGCTCGGCCTGGCTTACTTCGCCTCGGTGCTCACCACCATCGGGAACTGGCTGCGAGTAGTGTCCCGCCGCACTCGGGCAGAG ATGGGTGGCCTCACGGCGCAGGCTGCCAGCTGGACTGGCACGGTGACGGCGCGCGTGACCCAGCGAGCTGGGCCCGCAGCCCCTCCGCTGGAGAAGGAGCGGCCACTGTTGCCTCCACCGCCTTGTCCAGCGCAGCCGCTGGTCAGGCCCCGATCCCCCTCACCCCCGGAGAAGGCTCAGCCCCCTTCGCCGCCCACGGTCTCGGCCCTGGATTATCCCAGCGAGAACCTGGCCTTCATCGATGAGTCCTCGGACACGCAGAGCGAGCGCGGCTGCCCGCTGCCCCGCGCGCCGCGGGGTCGCCGCCGCCCCAATCCCCCCAGGAAGCCCGTGCGGCCCCGTGGCCCCGGGCGTCCCCGAGACAAAGACGTGCCGGTGTAG
- the GPR137 gene encoding integral membrane protein GPR137 isoform X2 encodes MESNLSGLVPAAGLVPALPPAVTLGLTAAYTTLYALLFFSVYAQLWLVLLYGHKRLSYQTVFLALCLLWAALRTTLFSFYFRDTPRANRLGPLPFWLLYCCPVCLQFFTLTLMNLYFAQVVFKAKAKRRPEMSRGLLAVRGAFVGASLLFLLVNVLCAVLSHRRRAQPWALLLVRVLVSDSLFVICALSLAACLCLVARRAPSTSIYLEAKGTSVCQAAAMGGAMVLLYASRACYNLTALALAPQSRLDTFDYDWYNVSDQADLVNDLGNKGYLVFGLILFVWELLPTTLLVGFFRVHRPPQDLSTSHILNGQVFASRSYFFDRAGHCEDEGCSWEHSRACRAA; translated from the exons ATGGAGAGTAACCTGTCTGGCCTGGTGCCTGCGGCCGGGCTGGTGCCTGCGCTGCCACCTGCTGTGACCCTGGGGCTGACAGCCGCTTACACCACCCTGTATGCCCTGCTCTTCTTCTCCGTCTATGCCCAGCTCTGGCTGGTGCTTCTGTATGGGCACAAGCGTCTCAGCTATCAGACCGTGTTCCTGGCCCTCTGTCTGCTCTGGGCTGCCTTGCGTACCACCCTCTTCTCCTTCTACTTCCGAGATACTCCCCGAGCCAACCGCCTGGGGCCCTTGCCCTTTTGGCTTCTCTACTGCTGCCCTGTCTGCCTGCAGTTCTTCACCCTGACGCTTATGAACCTCTACTTTGCCCAG GTGGTGTTCAAGGCCAAGGCAAAGCGTCGGCCAGAGATGAGCCGAGGCTT GCTGGCCGTCCGAGGGGCCTTTGTGGGGGCCTCGCTGCTCTTTCTGCTGGTGAACGTGCTGTGTGCTGTGCTCTCCCACCGGCGCCGGGCACAGCCCTGGGCCCTGCTGCTTGTCCGAGTGCTGGTGAGCGACTCCCTGTTCGTCATCTGTGCGCTGTCTCttgctgcctgcctctgcctcgtCGCCAGGCGGGCCCCCTCCACTAGCATCTacctggaggccaag GGGACCAGTGTGTGCCAGGCAGCCGCCATGGGTGGTGCCATGGTCCTGCTGTATGCCAGCCGGGCCTGCTACAACCTGACAGCACTGGCCTTGGCCCCCCAGAGCCGGCTGGACACCTTTGATTACGACTGGTACAATGTGTCTGATCAG GCGGACCTGGTGAATGACCTGGGGAACAAAGGCTACCTGGTGTTTGGCCTCATCCTCTTCGTGTGGGAGCTGCTGCCCACCACCCTGCTGGTGGGCTTCTTCCGGGTGCACCGGCCCCCACAGGACCTG AGCACCAGCCACATCCTCAACGGGCAGGTCTTTGCCTCCCGGTCCTACTTCTTCGACCGGGCTGGGCACTGTGAGGACGAGGGCTGCTCCTGGGAGCACAGCCGGG CATGTCGGGCAGCCTAG